In Vitis vinifera cultivar Pinot Noir 40024 chromosome 17, ASM3070453v1, one genomic interval encodes:
- the LOC100243400 gene encoding isochorismate synthase 2, chloroplastic isoform X8, protein MAAAAAGRFMDLDLRKGHLGSSPHPTSHSLHVFHQVVKRAQRYESCSLSMNGCQGDPKIPIGTIQTRTFPGVSTHSLALDTLSSAISHLKSDPPPFTSGILRLQVPIQQKIEAIDWLHAQQELLPRCFFSSRSQSSSFDPFIDSVNGDGNGLEDHDLVRVAGIGAAVFFRHIHPFSLDDWKSIKRFLSKKCPLIRAYGAIRFDPRANVSSEWRAFGSFYFVVPQVEFNELEGSSVLATTIAWDNALSWTWEKAIGALQATMCQVSSIVGKLRKEVCKTFVLSNSHVPSKASWNLAVNRALQIIGRADSPLIKVVLARSSRVVTTSHIDPIAWLACLQVEGQNAYQFFLQPPDAPAFIGNTPEQLFHRKRLCIHSEALAGTRARGGSKAQDLQIELDLLSSPKEDFEFSIVRESIQRKLEAICSTVWVEPKKAIRKLPRIQHLYAQLSGRLRSEDDEFDILSSLHPTPAVCGFPREEARLLIAETDILKR, encoded by the exons ATGGCAGCAGCAGCAGCTGGGCGGTTCATGGATCTAGATTTAAGGAAGGGCCACCTCGGAAGCTCACCGCACCCTACCAGCCACTCGCTTCATGTATTCCATCAA GTTGTGAAACGGGCGCAGAGGTATGAGTCGTGTTCACTGTCGATGAATGGTTGCCAAGGAGACCCCAAAATTCCCATTGGAACCATCCAGACTCGGACGTTTCCAGGCGTTTCAACGCACTCACTCGCCCTCGACACCCTCAGCTCCGCCATCTCCCACTTGAAATCCGACCCACCTCCCTTCACCTCCGGGATTCTACGTCTCCAG GTCCCAATTCAACAGAAAATTGAAGCAATTGATTGGCTCCACGCTCAACAAGAGCTTCTTCCCCGCTGTTTCTTCTCCAGTAGAAGCCAAAGTAGCAGTTTTGATCCATTCATAGACTCCGTCAACGGAGATGGCAACGGTTTAGAGGACCACGATTTGGTTAGGGTCGCCGGCATCGGCGCTGCAGTGTTCTTCCGACATATTCATCCATTCTCATTGGACGATTGGAAGTCCATAAAGAG GTTTCTTTCCAAGAAATGCCCTTTAATTCGTGCATACGGGGCTATTCGGTTTGATCCAAGAGCTAATGTATCATCTGAATGGAGGGCTTTTGGTTCATTCTACTTTGTGGTTCCTCAG GTGGAGTTTAATGAGCTTGAAGGAAGTTCAGTTCTTGCTACAACTATTGCATGGGATAATGCCCTTTCATGGACATGGGAAAAGGCAATTGGTGCACTTCAAGCTACAATGTGCCAG GTTTCTTCTATTGTTGGGAAGTTGAGGAAAGAAGTTTGTAAAACATTTGTCCTCAGCAATAGTCATGTTCCTAGTAAGGCATCTTGGAATCTTGCTGTTAATAGAGCTTTGCAGATAATTGGCAGAGCTGACTCACCCCTCATTAAG GTGGTACTTGCACGTAGCAGCAGGGTTGTGACTACTTCTCATATTGACCCTATAGCATGGTTGGCTTGTTTAcag GTTGAGGGACAAAATGCTTACCAGTTCTTTCTTCAGCCACCTGATGCACCAGCATTTATTGGGAACACT CCAGAGCAACTATTTCACCGAAAACGGCTTTGCATCCACAGTGAGGCTTTGGCTGGAACCCGTGCTAGAGGTGGATCAAAGGCTCAGGATCTTCAAATAGAACTTGATTTACTTTCAAG tCCCAAGGAAGACTTTGAGTTTTCTATTGTACGAGAGAGCATACAAAGAAAGCTGGAG GCCATATGCAGCACGGTGTGGGTTGAACCAAAGAAAGCAATTCGAAAACTCCCCAGAATTCAACATCTATATGCCCAATTGTCAGGACGATTGAGAAGTGAAGATGATGAG tTTGACATCTTGTCTTCTCTTCACCCAACTCCAGCAGTTTGTGGGTTTCCTAGAGAAGAAGCACGGCTTTTAATCGCTGAAACTG
- the LOC100243400 gene encoding isochorismate synthase 2, chloroplastic isoform X6: MAAAAAGRFMDLDLRKGHLGSSPHPTSHSLHVFHQVVKRAQRYESCSLSMNGCQGDPKIPIGTIQTRTFPGVSTHSLALDTLSSAISHLKSDPPPFTSGILRLQVPIQQKIEAIDWLHAQQELLPRCFFSSRSQSSSFDPFIDSVNGDGNGLEDHDLVRVAGIGAAVFFRHIHPFSLDDWKSIKRFLSKKCPLIRAYGAIRFDPRANVSSEWRAFGSFYFVVPQVEFNELEGSSVLATTIAWDNALSWTWEKAIGALQATMCQVSSIVGKLRKEVCKTFVLSNSHVPSKASWNLAVNRALQIIGRADSPLIKVVLARSSRVVTTSHIDPIAWLACLQVEGQNAYQFFLQPPDAPAFIGNTPEQLFHRKRLCIHSEALAGTRARGGSKAQDLQIELDLLSSPKEDFEFSIVRESIQRKLEAICSTVWVEPKKAIRKLPRIQHLYAQLSGRLRSEDDEFDILSSLHPTPAVCGFPREEARLLIAETEMFDRGMFAGPVGWFGGGETEFAVGIRSALVEKFTKPIKVEVPLS, encoded by the exons ATGGCAGCAGCAGCAGCTGGGCGGTTCATGGATCTAGATTTAAGGAAGGGCCACCTCGGAAGCTCACCGCACCCTACCAGCCACTCGCTTCATGTATTCCATCAA GTTGTGAAACGGGCGCAGAGGTATGAGTCGTGTTCACTGTCGATGAATGGTTGCCAAGGAGACCCCAAAATTCCCATTGGAACCATCCAGACTCGGACGTTTCCAGGCGTTTCAACGCACTCACTCGCCCTCGACACCCTCAGCTCCGCCATCTCCCACTTGAAATCCGACCCACCTCCCTTCACCTCCGGGATTCTACGTCTCCAG GTCCCAATTCAACAGAAAATTGAAGCAATTGATTGGCTCCACGCTCAACAAGAGCTTCTTCCCCGCTGTTTCTTCTCCAGTAGAAGCCAAAGTAGCAGTTTTGATCCATTCATAGACTCCGTCAACGGAGATGGCAACGGTTTAGAGGACCACGATTTGGTTAGGGTCGCCGGCATCGGCGCTGCAGTGTTCTTCCGACATATTCATCCATTCTCATTGGACGATTGGAAGTCCATAAAGAG GTTTCTTTCCAAGAAATGCCCTTTAATTCGTGCATACGGGGCTATTCGGTTTGATCCAAGAGCTAATGTATCATCTGAATGGAGGGCTTTTGGTTCATTCTACTTTGTGGTTCCTCAG GTGGAGTTTAATGAGCTTGAAGGAAGTTCAGTTCTTGCTACAACTATTGCATGGGATAATGCCCTTTCATGGACATGGGAAAAGGCAATTGGTGCACTTCAAGCTACAATGTGCCAG GTTTCTTCTATTGTTGGGAAGTTGAGGAAAGAAGTTTGTAAAACATTTGTCCTCAGCAATAGTCATGTTCCTAGTAAGGCATCTTGGAATCTTGCTGTTAATAGAGCTTTGCAGATAATTGGCAGAGCTGACTCACCCCTCATTAAG GTGGTACTTGCACGTAGCAGCAGGGTTGTGACTACTTCTCATATTGACCCTATAGCATGGTTGGCTTGTTTAcag GTTGAGGGACAAAATGCTTACCAGTTCTTTCTTCAGCCACCTGATGCACCAGCATTTATTGGGAACACT CCAGAGCAACTATTTCACCGAAAACGGCTTTGCATCCACAGTGAGGCTTTGGCTGGAACCCGTGCTAGAGGTGGATCAAAGGCTCAGGATCTTCAAATAGAACTTGATTTACTTTCAAG tCCCAAGGAAGACTTTGAGTTTTCTATTGTACGAGAGAGCATACAAAGAAAGCTGGAG GCCATATGCAGCACGGTGTGGGTTGAACCAAAGAAAGCAATTCGAAAACTCCCCAGAATTCAACATCTATATGCCCAATTGTCAGGACGATTGAGAAGTGAAGATGATGAG tTTGACATCTTGTCTTCTCTTCACCCAACTCCAGCAGTTTGTGGGTTTCCTAGAGAAGAAGCACGGCTTTTAATCGCTGAAACTG
- the LOC100243400 gene encoding isochorismate synthase 2, chloroplastic isoform X7, translating into MAAAAAGRFMDLDLRKGHLGSSPHPTSHSLHVFHQVVKRAQRYESCSLSMNGCQGDPKIPIGTIQTRTFPGVSTHSLALDTLSSAISHLKSDPPPFTSGILRLQVPIQQKIEAIDWLHAQQELLPRCFFSSRSQSSSFDPFIDSVNGDGNGLEDHDLVRVAGIGAAVFFRHIHPFSLDDWKSIKRFLSKKCPLIRAYGAIRFDPRANVSSEWRAFGSFYFVVPQVEFNELEGSSVLATTIAWDNALSWTWEKAIGALQATMCQVSSIVGKLRKEVCKTFVLSNSHVPSKASWNLAVNRALQIIGRADSPLIKVVLARSSRVVTTSHIDPIAWLACLQVEGQNAYQFFLQPPDAPAFIGNTPEQLFHRKRLCIHSEALAGTRARGGSKAQDLQIELDLLSSPKEDFEFSIVRESIQRKLEAICSTVWVEPKKAIRKLPRIQHLYAQLSGRLRSEDDEFDILSSLHPTPAVCGFPREEARLLIAETEMFDRGMFAGPVGWFGGGETEFAVGIRSALVEKIS; encoded by the exons ATGGCAGCAGCAGCAGCTGGGCGGTTCATGGATCTAGATTTAAGGAAGGGCCACCTCGGAAGCTCACCGCACCCTACCAGCCACTCGCTTCATGTATTCCATCAA GTTGTGAAACGGGCGCAGAGGTATGAGTCGTGTTCACTGTCGATGAATGGTTGCCAAGGAGACCCCAAAATTCCCATTGGAACCATCCAGACTCGGACGTTTCCAGGCGTTTCAACGCACTCACTCGCCCTCGACACCCTCAGCTCCGCCATCTCCCACTTGAAATCCGACCCACCTCCCTTCACCTCCGGGATTCTACGTCTCCAG GTCCCAATTCAACAGAAAATTGAAGCAATTGATTGGCTCCACGCTCAACAAGAGCTTCTTCCCCGCTGTTTCTTCTCCAGTAGAAGCCAAAGTAGCAGTTTTGATCCATTCATAGACTCCGTCAACGGAGATGGCAACGGTTTAGAGGACCACGATTTGGTTAGGGTCGCCGGCATCGGCGCTGCAGTGTTCTTCCGACATATTCATCCATTCTCATTGGACGATTGGAAGTCCATAAAGAG GTTTCTTTCCAAGAAATGCCCTTTAATTCGTGCATACGGGGCTATTCGGTTTGATCCAAGAGCTAATGTATCATCTGAATGGAGGGCTTTTGGTTCATTCTACTTTGTGGTTCCTCAG GTGGAGTTTAATGAGCTTGAAGGAAGTTCAGTTCTTGCTACAACTATTGCATGGGATAATGCCCTTTCATGGACATGGGAAAAGGCAATTGGTGCACTTCAAGCTACAATGTGCCAG GTTTCTTCTATTGTTGGGAAGTTGAGGAAAGAAGTTTGTAAAACATTTGTCCTCAGCAATAGTCATGTTCCTAGTAAGGCATCTTGGAATCTTGCTGTTAATAGAGCTTTGCAGATAATTGGCAGAGCTGACTCACCCCTCATTAAG GTGGTACTTGCACGTAGCAGCAGGGTTGTGACTACTTCTCATATTGACCCTATAGCATGGTTGGCTTGTTTAcag GTTGAGGGACAAAATGCTTACCAGTTCTTTCTTCAGCCACCTGATGCACCAGCATTTATTGGGAACACT CCAGAGCAACTATTTCACCGAAAACGGCTTTGCATCCACAGTGAGGCTTTGGCTGGAACCCGTGCTAGAGGTGGATCAAAGGCTCAGGATCTTCAAATAGAACTTGATTTACTTTCAAG tCCCAAGGAAGACTTTGAGTTTTCTATTGTACGAGAGAGCATACAAAGAAAGCTGGAG GCCATATGCAGCACGGTGTGGGTTGAACCAAAGAAAGCAATTCGAAAACTCCCCAGAATTCAACATCTATATGCCCAATTGTCAGGACGATTGAGAAGTGAAGATGATGAG tTTGACATCTTGTCTTCTCTTCACCCAACTCCAGCAGTTTGTGGGTTTCCTAGAGAAGAAGCACGGCTTTTAATCGCTGAAACTG
- the LOC100243400 gene encoding isochorismate synthase 2, chloroplastic isoform X9 has translation MAAAAAGRFMDLDLRKGHLGSSPHPTSHSLHVFHQVVKRAQRYESCSLSMNGCQGDPKIPIGTIQTRTFPGVSTHSLALDTLSSAISHLKSDPPPFTSGILRLQVPIQQKIEAIDWLHAQQELLPRCFFSSRSQSSSFDPFIDSVNGDGNGLEDHDLVRVAGIGAAVFFRHIHPFSLDDWKSIKRFLSKKCPLIRAYGAIRFDPRANVSSEWRAFGSFYFVVPQVEFNELEGSSVLATTIAWDNALSWTWEKAIGALQATMCQVSSIVGKLRKEVCKTFVLSNSHVPSKASWNLAVNRALQIIGRADSPLIKVVLARSSRVVTTSHIDPIAWLACLQVEGQNAYQFFLQPPDAPAFIGNTPEQLFHRKRLCIHSEALAGTRARGGSKAQDLQIELDLLSSPKEDFEFSIVRESIQRKLEAICSTVWVEPKKAIRKLPRIQHLYAQLSGRLRSEDDEQFVGFLEKKHGF, from the exons ATGGCAGCAGCAGCAGCTGGGCGGTTCATGGATCTAGATTTAAGGAAGGGCCACCTCGGAAGCTCACCGCACCCTACCAGCCACTCGCTTCATGTATTCCATCAA GTTGTGAAACGGGCGCAGAGGTATGAGTCGTGTTCACTGTCGATGAATGGTTGCCAAGGAGACCCCAAAATTCCCATTGGAACCATCCAGACTCGGACGTTTCCAGGCGTTTCAACGCACTCACTCGCCCTCGACACCCTCAGCTCCGCCATCTCCCACTTGAAATCCGACCCACCTCCCTTCACCTCCGGGATTCTACGTCTCCAG GTCCCAATTCAACAGAAAATTGAAGCAATTGATTGGCTCCACGCTCAACAAGAGCTTCTTCCCCGCTGTTTCTTCTCCAGTAGAAGCCAAAGTAGCAGTTTTGATCCATTCATAGACTCCGTCAACGGAGATGGCAACGGTTTAGAGGACCACGATTTGGTTAGGGTCGCCGGCATCGGCGCTGCAGTGTTCTTCCGACATATTCATCCATTCTCATTGGACGATTGGAAGTCCATAAAGAG GTTTCTTTCCAAGAAATGCCCTTTAATTCGTGCATACGGGGCTATTCGGTTTGATCCAAGAGCTAATGTATCATCTGAATGGAGGGCTTTTGGTTCATTCTACTTTGTGGTTCCTCAG GTGGAGTTTAATGAGCTTGAAGGAAGTTCAGTTCTTGCTACAACTATTGCATGGGATAATGCCCTTTCATGGACATGGGAAAAGGCAATTGGTGCACTTCAAGCTACAATGTGCCAG GTTTCTTCTATTGTTGGGAAGTTGAGGAAAGAAGTTTGTAAAACATTTGTCCTCAGCAATAGTCATGTTCCTAGTAAGGCATCTTGGAATCTTGCTGTTAATAGAGCTTTGCAGATAATTGGCAGAGCTGACTCACCCCTCATTAAG GTGGTACTTGCACGTAGCAGCAGGGTTGTGACTACTTCTCATATTGACCCTATAGCATGGTTGGCTTGTTTAcag GTTGAGGGACAAAATGCTTACCAGTTCTTTCTTCAGCCACCTGATGCACCAGCATTTATTGGGAACACT CCAGAGCAACTATTTCACCGAAAACGGCTTTGCATCCACAGTGAGGCTTTGGCTGGAACCCGTGCTAGAGGTGGATCAAAGGCTCAGGATCTTCAAATAGAACTTGATTTACTTTCAAG tCCCAAGGAAGACTTTGAGTTTTCTATTGTACGAGAGAGCATACAAAGAAAGCTGGAG GCCATATGCAGCACGGTGTGGGTTGAACCAAAGAAAGCAATTCGAAAACTCCCCAGAATTCAACATCTATATGCCCAATTGTCAGGACGATTGAGAAGTGAAGATGATGAG CAGTTTGTGGGTTTCCTAGAGAAGAAGCACGGCTTTTAA